One genomic segment of Cerasicoccus sp. TK19100 includes these proteins:
- the rnc gene encoding ribonuclease III, with translation MAGASSLEQRIGHHFNNPALLEQALTHSSRLQETPEASDNQRLEFLGDSVLGLFLAETLFHTFPDEREGHLAQARSVLAKGDFLAQLARELELPAHLRMSEAEISQDGQHRDAALEDALEALIGAIYLDSDYATTCACLMLWFGDFNVRLSKRLARDNPKGRLQEWTQANGRDQPSYNIVDETGPGHAKEFKAEVIVSGETLGTGAGFSKKEAEEAAARSAIEQLGI, from the coding sequence ATGGCAGGAGCCAGCTCGCTAGAGCAACGTATCGGTCACCATTTCAACAATCCGGCTCTACTGGAGCAGGCGCTGACCCACTCATCACGCTTGCAGGAAACGCCGGAAGCGTCAGACAACCAGCGCTTGGAGTTTTTAGGAGACTCCGTGCTCGGGTTGTTCCTCGCCGAAACGCTTTTCCATACCTTTCCCGATGAGCGCGAAGGCCACCTAGCGCAGGCAAGATCGGTGCTCGCGAAGGGGGACTTCCTCGCTCAGCTCGCGCGAGAGCTGGAGCTACCGGCCCATCTGCGCATGAGCGAAGCAGAAATTTCTCAGGACGGCCAACACCGCGACGCCGCCCTCGAAGACGCACTCGAAGCGCTCATTGGTGCCATCTATTTGGACAGTGATTACGCCACAACCTGTGCTTGCCTGATGTTGTGGTTTGGAGATTTCAACGTTCGCCTGAGTAAGCGCCTCGCTCGGGATAATCCTAAGGGCCGCCTGCAGGAGTGGACTCAAGCCAACGGTCGCGATCAGCCCAGCTATAACATTGTCGACGAAACCGGCCCCGGCCACGCCAAGGAATTCAAGGCCGAGGTCATCGTCTCGGGCGAGACCCTCGGCACCGGCGCTGGCTTCAGCAAAAAAGAAGCTGAAGAGGCTGCCGCCCGCAGCGCAATTGAGCAGTTAGGGATTTGA
- the lexA gene encoding transcriptional repressor LexA yields MKKLTTRQHEILGFIQQQFREQSYWPSIREIQEHFGFKSTNAVMGHLRALERKGYISRAPGQARTFRVTYDDGTNKPVFAKDVVDIPIYGSIAAGYPEGVESGGEVGRLQLDIGTAGVRRNKRAFALKVRGESMIDAGIFDGDVVVLEPGLPRNGDIVAALIDNETTLKRFVQTAGRAPYLKAENADYPELHPVSELLIQGIAKAVVRSL; encoded by the coding sequence ATGAAAAAACTTACCACCCGTCAACACGAGATTCTAGGCTTCATTCAGCAACAATTTCGTGAGCAGAGCTACTGGCCCAGCATTCGCGAAATTCAGGAACATTTTGGCTTCAAAAGCACCAATGCCGTGATGGGCCACCTCCGCGCCTTGGAGCGCAAGGGTTACATCAGCCGCGCCCCCGGCCAAGCCCGCACTTTCCGCGTCACTTATGATGACGGCACCAACAAGCCCGTGTTCGCCAAAGACGTCGTGGATATTCCGATTTATGGCAGCATTGCCGCCGGTTACCCGGAAGGCGTGGAATCCGGTGGTGAAGTTGGTCGCCTCCAGTTGGATATCGGCACCGCAGGCGTCCGCCGCAACAAGCGCGCCTTCGCGCTGAAGGTCCGTGGCGAGAGCATGATCGATGCGGGTATTTTCGACGGCGATGTCGTCGTTTTGGAGCCTGGCCTACCGCGCAATGGTGATATCGTCGCCGCCCTGATCGACAACGAGACCACCCTCAAGCGCTTTGTGCAAACCGCTGGCCGCGCCCCCTATCTCAAGGCCGAAAATGCCGACTACCCGGAGCTGCACCCCGTATCCGAGTTGCTGATCCAGGGTATCGCCAAAGCCGTCGTGCGCAGCCTCTAG